GGTCGGATCCACTCTCCAACGAGTTCCGTGCGCGCCGGGAAGGAGAGTATCTGGTCTTAACCACAGACGATCAAGGTGGGCTCCAATTCGACATCGTCATCCCCTATCGCTTGGTTCCCTCGAGCGCAGAGGGAGCGCAAATATGGAAGATCAAAGCCAGGCAGATGTCCGCTACCGGGGAAATCGGACCATCGGAAATTCTGCTGTTGGCAATGTCAAAGATGATCGAGACGATATTCCTGGGTATGATGGCGACATTTTTCGGCATCATTTTCGCCCTGCCGGTCAGTTTCTTCGCCGCGAAAAACTTGATGTCCGGATCGTGGATAACGCTTCTGATCTATTACATCGTCCGCACCATACTTAACATCGTTCGTTCCGTAGAGCCTCTGATCTGGGCCGTGATCGCGGTCGCAATCGTAGGTCTGGGGCCTTTCGCGGGCATCATCTCACTCACGCTACACAGCGTCGCTGCGCTGGGCAAGCTGTATTCCGAAGCGATCGAATCGATCGATCACGGCCCGATCGAAGCGGTTCATGCCACCGGCGCCAACTGGATGCAAACCGTGATCTATGCCGTCGTTCCGCAAATCGTCCCGCCATTCGTCTCGTTCACGATCTACCGCTGGGACATCAACGTGCGTATGTCCACCATCATCGGACTCGTCGGCGGCGGCGGTATCGGCTACCTGCTCATCCAGTGGATCCGCCTACTCGACTTCAAGGCAGCTGGCATCGCCGTTTGGTTCATCATCCTCACCGTTGCCACATTGGACAATGTCAGTGCGGAGATCAGGCAGCGTTTCGTCTAGGTAATGCCATTCGTTCCGAAAAGCCTCGAGAATGCGAAGCGGTACAGAAAATGATATAATCCGCCATTATTCGAGGCGAAGTGAATGAACGAACCAGTGCTTCTGCTCAACGCGAACTACGCACCGTTGAACGTGTGCACTACACGCAGAGCCCTTGGATTGCTCATGGCAGGAAAAGCGGAGATGCTGTTGAACGGCCGCGGTTTCATCCAAACCGTGCGGGTGAAAATTCCTCGCCCCTCGGTGATCCGCCTGGATTACATGGTGAAACGGCCTCGTCCACGTGTACGCCTGACGAAACGTGAAGTCTTCCGGCGTGATGATTATCGATGCCAATATTGCGGCATGCGCTCCCACCGTCTGACTTTGGATCACGTCGTTC
The genomic region above belongs to Anaerolineales bacterium and contains:
- a CDS encoding HNH endonuclease codes for the protein MNEPVLLLNANYAPLNVCTTRRALGLLMAGKAEMLLNGRGFIQTVRVKIPRPSVIRLDYMVKRPRPRVRLTKREVFRRDDYRCQYCGMRSHRLTLDHVV
- the phnE gene encoding phosphonate ABC transporter, permease protein PhnE; translation: MTKVQNTKAEQKPSLVHPVIASLVSIVVPGFGHVLARAWQRGILIIASFFTILGLTVWRINEDVINIGQKVSKLDDIVSKILRLQPILLVTCIVVFILYLLIIFDAYQVAARKTRGAVRVFFVLLVSFFLLGWQIGKIDLPLFARELGKSKYRITQIFWPWEEAVTRAESEVTASQDIQIPCTDNPPSPNPVTDEPWIRSEPTCGNLSQQDGAPGTTLSIEVGNFSPNTETEILWSDPLSNEFRARREGEYLVLTTDDQGGLQFDIVIPYRLVPSSAEGAQIWKIKARQMSATGEIGPSEILLLAMSKMIETIFLGMMATFFGIIFALPVSFFAAKNLMSGSWITLLIYYIVRTILNIVRSVEPLIWAVIAVAIVGLGPFAGIISLTLHSVAALGKLYSEAIESIDHGPIEAVHATGANWMQTVIYAVVPQIVPPFVSFTIYRWDINVRMSTIIGLVGGGGIGYLLIQWIRLLDFKAAGIAVWFIILTVATLDNVSAEIRQRFV